In Paenibacillus guangzhouensis, a single window of DNA contains:
- a CDS encoding ABC transporter permease — MITGFLKDVFIKQKFILEMSKKDIKSRYLGSFLGVVWAFIQPTVQILIFWFVFQVGFKSAPVDNFPFILWLISAMIPWFFISDSIIGATNSIIDNSYLVKKIVFRVSILPIVRIYSALFIHLFFICFMIIMFAVYGYLPTVYYLQIFYYLFASILLVLGISWITSSLVIFLKDIGQFVGVLVQFGFWLTPIFYSINTVPEKYHFLLKLNPAFYIVEGYRETFIYHKWFWEHPLLSLNFWIITILLLTAGTFIFKKLRPHFADVL; from the coding sequence ATGATAACTGGTTTTTTAAAAGATGTATTTATTAAACAAAAATTTATTTTAGAAATGTCGAAAAAAGATATTAAATCAAGATATTTAGGATCATTTCTTGGCGTGGTTTGGGCATTTATTCAACCTACCGTTCAAATACTTATTTTTTGGTTTGTATTTCAAGTAGGTTTCAAGTCAGCTCCGGTGGATAATTTTCCGTTTATCCTATGGTTAATTTCTGCTATGATTCCTTGGTTTTTTATATCTGATAGTATTATCGGCGCTACAAATTCAATTATTGATAATAGTTATCTTGTTAAGAAGATCGTTTTTCGTGTGAGCATATTACCAATCGTTAGGATATATTCGGCCTTGTTTATACATTTGTTTTTTATTTGTTTTATGATAATTATGTTCGCAGTATATGGCTATTTACCAACAGTATATTACTTACAAATATTTTATTATTTATTTGCTTCTATATTACTTGTTTTGGGTATTTCTTGGATTACTTCCTCACTTGTGATTTTTTTGAAAGACATCGGGCAATTTGTAGGGGTGTTGGTGCAGTTTGGTTTTTGGTTAACACCTATTTTCTATTCTATCAACACAGTGCCCGAAAAATATCATTTTTTACTGAAGTTAAACCCTGCTTTTTATATTGTAGAAGGATATAGAGAAACATTCATATATCATAAATGGTTCTGGGAACATCCGTTATTGTCTCTTAATTTCTGGATAATTACTATTCTATTGCTAACTGCAGGGACATTTATATTTAAAAAGCTTCGTCCTCATTTTGCGGATGTACTCTAG
- a CDS encoding glycosyltransferase, with translation MKFTGERFLPNEEDATMEVEHRQRYMSIIPLVKGKVVVDAACGEGYGTDILSRYAEKVIGVDISDEAIIHAKSKYTNPNIQFIMSSVEKMDIPSHSVDVFVSFETIEHIDAEMQHLFLNEVRRILKEDGILIMSTPDKYQYSDLRNFSNPFHVKEFYKQEYYDFLNSYFSNIEFYYQRFELISLMASENSNLVQHIQLEDSTSQVNEGMYIIAVCNNGGIFNQSIDSYTLSTKVKYSHLTKRIICLQDEVEERNLHIRKLDEEIDSKNDLIVRLQQEVDERNSHIRRLNEEIDSKNELIIRLQQEIDANGRSIVDLENRLEKERKRIDECEELTKDLQATLKEKDIKLNEVDSEYTSIINNQQAHINLLLEEERKLSAIYRSGGWKLLERYYQTRDFVIPPNSKRRFIAKMLVRTLRHPKATMRHLNKENIKKFRRYLRTEKIDMLDSRVENFLERHTTANSPREITLMNHIDSSKTLHFQTVESPLVSIVIPVYNQWHYTYSCLASILEHSDDVSYEIIIADDVSTDDTVYIKDIVQNITVVRDEINRGFLLNCNNAAKQARGKYIVFLNNDTNVQEGWLSSLIELIESDNQIGMVGSKLVYPDGRLQEVGGIIWNDASGWNYGRLDDPEKPEYNYVKEVDYISGAAIMIRKNLWEQIGGFDERYVPAYFEDSDLAFEVRQIGYKVVLQPKSVVVHFEGISHGTDTGSGIKSYQAANKEKFVSKWRSILKNQHFPNGESVFLARDRSKDKKTILIIDHYVPHYDKDAGSRTMFQYIKLFVGMGLSVKFIGDNFYKHEPYTSIIEQMGVEVLYGVDMQKNIVKWLKANGQFIDFVYLLRPHIAVNYIQNVRKYTTAKVFYNGTDLHYIREVRKYKIDKNKQSLENARKVKVQEYALMEASDVVYTISEFEKDLLSKKLPHKRVVVIPTYIYETRELPLGGSLGFDNRKDICFVGGFSHTPNIDGVLWFVKEIFPKITKQLPDLRIHIIGSNPTKEILNLSSKNIHVTGFISDEELMAYYSNCRLVVAPLRFGAGVKGKIIEAIAYGIPIVTTEIGAEGISGSEDFLNVQNQEYEFAENVIQLYNDKENWETIRTKQISYAQSKLSNDYAISVLKKDIQP, from the coding sequence ATGAAATTTACAGGTGAAAGATTTTTGCCTAATGAAGAGGACGCAACAATGGAGGTTGAGCACCGTCAACGGTATATGTCAATTATTCCTTTGGTCAAAGGTAAAGTTGTTGTTGACGCAGCCTGCGGAGAAGGTTATGGCACAGATATTTTATCCAGGTATGCGGAAAAAGTTATTGGTGTGGATATTAGTGACGAAGCGATTATACATGCGAAAAGTAAGTATACGAATCCGAATATTCAATTCATAATGAGTTCCGTCGAAAAGATGGATATCCCTAGTCATTCTGTGGATGTTTTTGTTTCTTTTGAAACGATAGAACATATCGATGCTGAAATGCAACATTTATTCTTGAATGAGGTACGAAGAATTCTTAAAGAAGATGGAATATTGATTATGTCTACACCAGACAAATATCAATATTCGGATCTCCGTAATTTCAGTAATCCATTTCATGTTAAAGAATTTTATAAGCAGGAATATTATGATTTTTTAAATAGTTATTTCAGTAATATTGAATTTTACTACCAGAGGTTTGAACTTATTTCATTAATGGCGAGTGAAAACTCAAATTTAGTGCAACATATTCAACTTGAAGATTCTACGTCTCAAGTAAATGAGGGTATGTATATTATTGCAGTATGCAATAATGGTGGGATATTTAATCAATCGATAGATTCCTATACGTTATCTACAAAAGTTAAATATAGCCATTTAACTAAACGGATTATTTGCCTACAAGATGAAGTGGAAGAAAGGAACTTGCATATAAGAAAATTAGATGAAGAAATCGATTCTAAAAATGATTTAATTGTTCGTTTGCAGCAAGAAGTAGATGAAAGGAACTCACATATAAGAAGACTAAATGAAGAAATTGATTCTAAAAATGAATTGATTATTCGTTTGCAGCAAGAAATAGATGCAAACGGTAGATCCATAGTCGACTTGGAAAATAGACTTGAAAAAGAACGAAAGAGAATTGATGAGTGTGAGGAGTTAACCAAAGATTTACAGGCTACTTTAAAAGAAAAGGATATTAAACTGAATGAAGTGGATTCAGAATATACGAGCATTATTAATAACCAACAAGCTCACATCAATCTTTTACTTGAAGAAGAAAGAAAACTAAGTGCAATTTATCGATCAGGAGGGTGGAAGCTGCTTGAGCGATACTATCAAACAAGAGATTTTGTGATTCCACCAAATAGTAAACGTAGATTTATTGCTAAAATGCTTGTACGCACACTTAGGCATCCGAAGGCCACAATGCGGCATTTAAATAAAGAGAATATTAAGAAATTCAGACGATATCTTCGGACAGAAAAAATAGATATGCTTGATAGCCGGGTGGAGAACTTTTTAGAACGACATACAACGGCGAATAGTCCGAGAGAGATAACATTAATGAATCATATTGATTCCAGTAAAACACTACATTTTCAGACGGTCGAATCGCCACTGGTTTCTATTGTTATCCCTGTATATAATCAATGGCATTATACCTATTCTTGCTTGGCATCAATCTTAGAACATTCAGATGATGTGTCGTATGAAATCATTATTGCAGATGATGTCTCAACGGATGATACTGTTTACATTAAAGATATAGTTCAAAATATAACAGTGGTGAGAGATGAGATTAACCGTGGTTTCTTATTAAACTGTAATAATGCTGCCAAACAGGCGCGAGGTAAATATATTGTCTTTCTTAACAATGATACTAATGTTCAAGAAGGGTGGCTTTCCTCATTAATTGAATTAATAGAATCCGATAATCAAATTGGTATGGTTGGTTCAAAGCTAGTCTATCCGGATGGTCGCTTACAAGAAGTAGGTGGGATTATTTGGAATGACGCAAGTGGTTGGAATTATGGTCGACTCGATGATCCTGAAAAACCAGAATATAACTATGTCAAAGAGGTGGATTATATTTCTGGTGCTGCTATTATGATTCGTAAAAATTTATGGGAGCAGATTGGTGGATTTGATGAAAGATATGTACCTGCATATTTTGAGGACTCTGACTTAGCTTTTGAAGTGAGACAAATTGGATATAAAGTGGTGCTGCAACCAAAGTCAGTTGTCGTTCATTTTGAGGGGATTTCGCATGGTACAGACACAGGTAGTGGTATCAAAAGCTATCAAGCAGCCAATAAAGAAAAATTTGTTTCAAAATGGAGATCAATATTAAAAAACCAACATTTTCCAAATGGAGAGAGTGTGTTTCTGGCTAGGGATCGTAGTAAAGATAAAAAGACGATACTTATAATAGATCATTACGTTCCACATTATGATAAGGATGCTGGTTCAAGGACAATGTTCCAATATATTAAATTGTTTGTAGGGATGGGTCTTAGCGTGAAATTTATCGGGGACAATTTCTATAAGCACGAACCATATACTTCGATAATTGAGCAGATGGGCGTAGAGGTTCTTTATGGTGTGGATATGCAAAAAAATATAGTGAAATGGCTTAAAGCGAATGGTCAATTCATTGATTTTGTTTATTTGCTTAGACCGCATATAGCAGTTAATTATATACAGAACGTGAGGAAATATACCACGGCTAAAGTTTTTTATAATGGAACTGACCTACATTATATACGAGAAGTAAGAAAGTATAAAATTGACAAAAATAAACAATCTCTGGAAAACGCAAGAAAAGTTAAGGTGCAAGAATATGCTCTGATGGAAGCAAGTGACGTTGTTTATACGATTAGCGAATTTGAAAAGGATTTGTTATCAAAGAAGCTGCCCCATAAAAGAGTAGTAGTCATACCTACTTATATTTATGAGACTCGAGAACTTCCTCTAGGAGGAAGTTTGGGATTTGATAATCGTAAAGATATTTGTTTTGTGGGTGGCTTTTCACATACACCGAATATCGATGGTGTGTTGTGGTTTGTTAAAGAAATTTTTCCTAAGATAACCAAACAATTACCTGATCTTCGGATTCATATTATTGGATCCAATCCTACGAAAGAGATCTTGAATTTGAGTAGTAAAAATATTCATGTGACTGGTTTTATTTCTGATGAAGAATTGATGGCGTATTATTCAAATTGTAGATTAGTGGTTGCTCCGTTAAGGTTTGGGGCGGGGGTGAAGGGTAAGATCATTGAAGCTATTGCTTACGGCATACCTATTGTTACTACGGAAATTGGTGCGGAAGGGATAAGTGGTTCGGAGGATTTCTTGAATGTACAGAATCAGGAATATGAGTTTGCTGAAAATGTTATACAATTGTATAACGATAAAGAGAATTGGGAGACTATCAGAACCAAACAAATATCTTACGCCCAAAGTAAATTAAGCAATGACTATGCAATAAGTGTACTAAAAAAAGATATACAACCTTAA
- a CDS encoding O-antigen ligase family protein → MSYPSYGKIKNTTSKISKHDQTSLIQWILMGVLALFLLWSPLWAALFNGQQITFERPLYEAMRWVAVIMLITGVYLFKNWRPGDIKDWYAILVFALPLTYLISLIPAASHYQALNMVYVYLIYAIIFVVGLYFTRNARDNSIIRNTLLVSTYFTVFFGLFHWFGNSKFIADVLGWLIPLKSAAGTYLDAVMTDSNGLRLTSFFQYANTYAAFLIAILFASAFLLVKSRKWYVSAIHAFMLVPIILSFFLTLSRAAYVILPVVFLIVILCLKPYRQIMYTVHMAIAFIASMAILNKVTTIGISVNEQFNGSESLKGWMLTLGVSLAVAILATLSQQFVTPWLQQKLNQFGQRKASSLIMPAAAVILGVVMVFVFIGTSAKNLLPENVKIRLENINFNQHSVLERGTFYKDAMKLVADYPVFGAGGGAWYSMYEKYQHNPYISRQAHSFFFQNIVEVGIVGFSVLVGLLILFFYTYLKNFVRSEENDRDSHFYYFIIAIALLIHSALDFDLSYVYVGVLLFLCLGAMLANIKSQESVKLKKLTGLKWAYPSFISVLALVMFIFAQMSLSANASFMTSLTMVQQQTSNDYNQIVTPLNKALGLRENPDYTQLKVQLLQSVYSQNQNQPFYDEAQSLLDKTLKKEPYNFGLISLQMKQYDLIGDKKKQLTLVEEQLKNFPWNMTLYENAIQLNINSENYDAALATYQKILDQKQVLASLPKEQSQGRAFDITPKTNLDIAKIYFTQANYEKASAFIKPLLTADYNDAVNKDMARYYVISLQKQGTTDQAVYDALVATGVNEKDIIDAIAADAK, encoded by the coding sequence ATGTCATATCCATCATATGGAAAAATCAAGAACACTACAAGTAAGATATCGAAACATGATCAAACTTCACTGATCCAATGGATTCTTATGGGTGTTCTCGCCCTCTTCTTACTTTGGTCCCCATTATGGGCCGCATTATTTAACGGGCAACAGATTACTTTTGAAAGACCTCTCTATGAGGCCATGCGCTGGGTAGCCGTCATTATGCTAATTACGGGCGTCTATCTATTTAAAAACTGGAGGCCCGGCGACATAAAAGACTGGTATGCAATCCTCGTTTTTGCATTGCCATTGACTTATCTCATATCGCTCATTCCGGCTGCATCGCATTATCAAGCATTAAATATGGTCTATGTCTATCTGATCTATGCCATCATTTTTGTCGTCGGTCTCTATTTTACACGAAATGCACGAGATAATTCGATTATCCGGAATACATTGCTAGTTTCGACATATTTTACGGTTTTTTTCGGACTGTTCCATTGGTTCGGCAACAGCAAATTTATCGCAGACGTATTGGGATGGTTAATTCCTTTAAAATCAGCAGCAGGTACGTACTTAGATGCAGTGATGACGGACTCTAACGGTCTACGTCTCACATCATTTTTCCAGTATGCGAATACGTATGCCGCATTTTTGATTGCGATCCTATTTGCAAGTGCGTTTCTTCTCGTTAAAAGCCGGAAATGGTATGTATCAGCGATCCATGCTTTTATGCTGGTACCGATCATCCTGTCCTTCTTTTTAACGTTATCCCGTGCGGCATATGTCATTTTGCCGGTAGTATTTCTAATCGTAATTCTATGCCTCAAGCCTTATCGGCAAATTATGTACACGGTACATATGGCGATTGCATTCATCGCATCGATGGCGATCTTAAATAAAGTAACGACTATTGGGATTTCAGTAAACGAACAATTTAACGGGTCGGAATCATTGAAAGGTTGGATGCTAACGCTCGGGGTTTCACTCGCCGTTGCCATCCTTGCAACGTTATCGCAGCAATTTGTTACGCCATGGTTGCAGCAAAAGCTTAACCAATTCGGGCAGCGCAAAGCATCTTCGCTAATCATGCCTGCCGCCGCAGTTATTTTAGGCGTGGTCATGGTGTTTGTTTTCATCGGAACAAGCGCGAAAAACTTACTTCCTGAGAACGTAAAAATTCGTCTTGAGAACATCAACTTTAATCAGCACAGTGTCCTCGAGCGCGGAACCTTTTATAAAGATGCCATGAAGTTAGTAGCCGATTACCCTGTCTTCGGCGCAGGCGGCGGCGCGTGGTATTCCATGTATGAGAAATATCAACACAATCCGTATATAAGTCGTCAGGCGCACAGCTTCTTCTTCCAGAACATTGTTGAGGTAGGGATTGTAGGGTTCAGTGTTCTAGTTGGGCTTCTGATTCTATTCTTCTATACTTATCTTAAAAACTTTGTCCGAAGTGAAGAAAACGATCGTGATTCACATTTCTACTATTTCATTATTGCCATTGCGCTTCTCATCCACAGCGCACTTGACTTCGATCTCAGTTACGTATATGTAGGCGTACTGCTATTCTTATGCCTAGGTGCCATGCTGGCGAACATCAAATCGCAAGAATCCGTCAAACTCAAGAAGCTTACAGGTTTGAAATGGGCATATCCATCCTTCATCTCTGTGCTTGCCCTAGTCATGTTTATTTTTGCTCAGATGTCGCTAAGTGCGAATGCCAGTTTCATGACATCGCTCACGATGGTTCAACAACAGACAAGCAATGATTACAATCAAATTGTTACGCCGCTGAATAAAGCGCTCGGGCTCCGCGAGAACCCTGACTATACGCAGCTCAAAGTACAATTGCTTCAATCCGTTTATAGTCAAAATCAGAACCAACCATTCTATGATGAAGCGCAGTCCCTTTTAGACAAAACACTTAAGAAAGAGCCATACAACTTCGGGTTAATTAGTCTTCAAATGAAACAGTATGATCTCATCGGTGATAAGAAAAAACAACTTACGCTTGTTGAGGAACAATTAAAGAATTTCCCTTGGAATATGACGTTATATGAGAATGCTATACAACTAAATATAAATTCCGAAAACTACGACGCCGCACTTGCTACTTATCAAAAAATTCTCGATCAAAAGCAAGTACTTGCATCCTTACCGAAAGAACAATCTCAAGGTCGGGCATTTGATATCACACCAAAAACCAACTTAGACATTGCTAAAATCTATTTTACTCAAGCCAATTACGAAAAAGCTTCAGCATTTATCAAACCACTTCTCACTGCGGATTATAATGATGCAGTGAACAAAGATATGGCTCGCTATTATGTAATTTCCTTGCAAAAACAAGGTACAACAGACCAAGCCGTATATGACGCTCTTGTAGCAACGGGTGTTAATGAAAAAGATATCATCGATGCTATAGCAGCCGACGCAAAATAA
- a CDS encoding ABC transporter ATP-binding protein: MKVENISKIYKIYDKPSDRLKEALIPFGKKFYTDFHALNGISFKVSKGESLGILGKNGSGKSTLLKIITGVLTQTTGTIQVNGRISALLELGAGFNPEYTGIENIYLNGTIMGFSKEAMDAKIKDILDFADIGDFIYQPVKMYSSGMFARLAFAVAINVDPDILIVDEALSVGDMRFQQKCYRKIEEFKDTKTVIMVTHDISAITKYCDRAIWINEGNLMGDGSPIEIAKKYQAFMIDSAISKNDSKSSLGFEKDDNIDAINPSLDVMGDRSVEIVGISMFDELSSTKLDLVAPDQRIKISIKVKSNQNITDPIVGLSVKDRLGTTLFQTNSFVLNQPMDDLHDNEMAIYSFSFYFPSLNHGMYTISPAIASGTQGNHTQHCWIHDAIVFHVIQKQIFELEGCLVMNNIDFSRNL; encoded by the coding sequence TTGAAAGTTGAAAATATATCTAAGATTTATAAAATATATGACAAACCATCAGATCGACTAAAAGAGGCCTTAATTCCATTTGGTAAAAAGTTTTATACAGATTTTCATGCATTGAATGGAATATCTTTCAAAGTAAGTAAAGGAGAGAGCTTGGGTATTCTTGGCAAGAATGGATCAGGCAAGTCCACTTTACTGAAAATAATAACAGGGGTTTTGACACAAACGACAGGGACAATTCAAGTGAATGGTCGAATTTCTGCTTTACTGGAACTTGGTGCAGGGTTTAATCCGGAATATACGGGGATTGAAAATATATATTTAAATGGTACGATCATGGGGTTTAGTAAAGAGGCAATGGATGCAAAAATAAAGGATATTTTAGACTTTGCCGATATTGGGGATTTTATCTATCAGCCAGTAAAAATGTACTCGAGTGGTATGTTTGCTAGACTAGCGTTTGCAGTAGCTATTAATGTTGACCCAGATATACTTATCGTTGATGAAGCTCTTAGTGTTGGAGATATGCGATTCCAACAAAAGTGCTATAGAAAAATTGAAGAATTTAAGGATACGAAAACGGTTATTATGGTTACTCACGATATCAGTGCCATCACAAAATATTGTGATCGGGCAATATGGATTAATGAAGGAAATCTGATGGGAGATGGCTCTCCTATTGAAATTGCTAAAAAATATCAGGCTTTTATGATTGATTCTGCAATTTCTAAAAATGACAGTAAAAGTTCGTTAGGTTTTGAAAAAGATGATAATATTGATGCGATAAATCCGAGCCTAGATGTAATGGGAGATAGAAGCGTTGAAATTGTAGGAATATCTATGTTTGATGAACTCAGTAGTACGAAATTAGATCTAGTTGCACCAGATCAACGTATTAAGATATCAATTAAAGTGAAATCGAATCAAAATATTACCGATCCCATTGTAGGTTTATCTGTTAAAGACCGTCTGGGGACTACATTATTTCAAACCAATAGTTTCGTATTAAATCAGCCAATGGATGATTTGCATGATAATGAAATGGCAATCTATAGTTTTTCTTTTTATTTTCCTAGTCTGAATCATGGGATGTATACTATTTCCCCAGCTATAGCTTCAGGGACGCAAGGAAATCATACGCAGCATTGCTGGATTCATGATGCCATCGTATTTCATGTGATACAGAAGCAAATTTTTGAATTAGAGGGTTGTTTAGTAATGAATAATATTGATTTCTCCAGGAATCTCTAG
- the galU gene encoding UTP--glucose-1-phosphate uridylyltransferase GalU, with protein sequence MKIRKAIIPAAGLGTRFLPATKAMPKEMLPIVDTPTIQYIVEEAVASGIEDIIIVTGKSKRAIEDHFDNSFELEHTLLEKGKIQLLGEVQKSSQMADIHYIRQKEPKGLGHAVWCARKFIGNEPFAVLLGDDIVQSGDPCLKQMIEVFNQHQASVVGVQPVPHAEVSRYGIVDGLAIGERLYQAKGFVEKPPVDQAPSDLAIMGRYILTPAIFDILDQQDVGAGGEIQLTDAIARLNQQERVLAYHFLGKRHDVGEKLGFIKTTIEYALQKEELRDELREFMRGIVETK encoded by the coding sequence ATGAAAATCCGTAAAGCTATTATCCCTGCAGCAGGGTTAGGTACACGCTTTTTGCCAGCAACAAAAGCAATGCCGAAGGAAATGCTTCCGATCGTGGATACACCGACCATTCAGTACATCGTAGAAGAAGCGGTTGCTTCCGGAATAGAAGATATCATTATCGTAACTGGGAAGAGCAAACGTGCGATTGAGGACCATTTTGATAATTCATTTGAACTTGAACATACATTATTAGAGAAAGGTAAGATTCAGCTTCTAGGGGAAGTGCAGAAGTCGTCACAAATGGCTGATATTCACTACATTCGCCAGAAAGAACCAAAGGGACTTGGCCACGCCGTTTGGTGCGCACGCAAGTTCATCGGGAACGAGCCATTTGCCGTGCTGCTTGGCGATGACATCGTACAGTCCGGTGATCCTTGTCTAAAACAAATGATCGAAGTGTTTAACCAGCATCAAGCTTCCGTGGTAGGCGTCCAACCTGTTCCACACGCAGAAGTATCGCGTTACGGTATTGTAGATGGGTTAGCAATAGGTGAGCGTTTATATCAAGCGAAAGGGTTTGTGGAAAAGCCGCCTGTAGACCAAGCTCCTTCGGATTTAGCCATTATGGGGCGATACATACTTACACCTGCCATCTTCGATATCCTTGACCAGCAAGATGTGGGTGCAGGGGGAGAGATCCAGCTAACGGATGCCATTGCTCGATTGAATCAACAGGAGCGAGTTTTGGCTTATCATTTTCTTGGCAAGCGGCATGATGTCGGGGAGAAGTTAGGGTTTATTAAAACAACGATTGAGTATGCGTTGCAAAAGGAAGAGTTGAGAGACGAGTTGAGAGAGTTTATGCGTGGCATTGTAGAGACGAAATGA
- a CDS encoding IS3 family transposase (programmed frameshift): MKAIEMRLAGVPVREVMEQLNVRNKTQLKTWMRWYRNGELHRLRQPVGKQYSYGKSTEITSELEKLENRYLKVADGRAKKVQGVGKEVEAELVVACIASFQGELSVLQACAWLGVPRSTYYRWKARNKDMNESNIVERIRELCTQHKFRYGYRKITALLRFEHQINHKRVQRIMQQEQFQCRVKVKKRKPTGQPVQVAEHLLKRQFQATGPMQKLVTDITYLPFGNKTLYLSSILDLYNGEIVAYNIADTQDTSFVLDTLNQLPDQQGMMLHSDQGSVYTSQAYQGTVKGKGITMSMSRKGTPADNAPIESFHSTLKSETFYLEGLTCTTTAIVEQTVRDYISYYNSIRIQTKLNNQSPIQYRQLAA; encoded by the exons ATGAAAGCTATAGAGATGAGATTGGCTGGTGTTCCAGTGAGAGAGGTTATGGAGCAGCTTAATGTACGAAATAAGACGCAATTAAAAACTTGGATGAGATGGTATCGTAATGGAGAACTTCATAGACTGAGGCAACCTGTTGGCAAACAATATAGCTACGGTAAAAGTACTGAGATTACTTCGGAATTAGAGAAGCTAGAAAATCGTTATCTTA AAGTAGCAGATGGACGTGCTAAAAAAGTACAAGGAGTTGGAAAGGAGGTGGAAGCAGAACTCGTAGTAGCTTGTATAGCGTCTTTTCAAGGCGAATTGAGTGTTTTACAGGCTTGTGCATGGCTAGGAGTCCCACGTTCAACATACTATCGCTGGAAAGCTAGAAACAAGGACATGAATGAATCTAACATTGTGGAGAGAATACGTGAGCTATGCACTCAACATAAATTTAGGTATGGATACCGAAAAATTACAGCACTGCTCCGCTTTGAGCATCAAATTAATCACAAACGGGTTCAGCGAATTATGCAACAAGAGCAATTTCAATGCCGAGTAAAAGTAAAGAAACGTAAACCAACGGGTCAACCTGTACAGGTCGCAGAACATCTACTCAAGCGTCAATTTCAAGCAACAGGACCCATGCAAAAGCTAGTGACGGATATTACGTATCTGCCATTTGGTAATAAAACGTTGTACTTATCGAGCATTTTAGATTTGTACAACGGAGAAATTGTCGCGTACAATATTGCAGATACACAAGATACATCCTTTGTTTTAGATACGCTAAATCAGCTTCCAGATCAGCAAGGTATGATGTTACACAGTGATCAGGGCAGCGTGTATACGTCTCAAGCTTATCAAGGGACTGTAAAAGGAAAAGGCATTACCATGAGCATGTCCCGTAAGGGAACACCCGCTGATAATGCCCCTATCGAATCGTTCCATTCCACACTAAAGTCTGAAACGTTCTATCTCGAAGGGCTAACCTGCACAACGACGGCAATCGTTGAACAGACCGTTCGAGATTACATTAGTTATTATAACTCAATTCGCATTCAAACGAAATTAAATAACCAGTCGCCGATACAATATCGACAACTGGCTGCTTAA